The Polaribacter sp. KT25b genome contains the following window.
CTACAGATTTTGGTGTAAACGGTGGCTGGGCAGGCTTAAGAACTACAAAAAATTTAGTAAATAAATTTAATGTAGATGTTACTGCTCTTAACAACAGCTTAGGAACTGTTTCTGATTGGGGATTAGTAGGAGATGCAACTGTAAATGGATGGAATGGTCCAGATATGGAAATGTATCAAACCGGTACAAATACATATGCATTATATGCAGATCTTAATGGAAGTGAAATAAAATTTAGATTTAATGAAGATTGGGGTAATAATTATGGTGATGACAATAGTGATGGAACTTTAGAAGCAGGTGGATCAAATATTGCTGTTCCTTCTAATGGTACTTACTTTATTACTTTAGATTTAAACACATTTACTTACACTATGTCTCCTTATACTGGAGATAAAAGAGGTATGTTTCATAAAGATGGTCAAACTTTAGAGATTGAAGAAATACCTACTTTCGAAAACGGATATGCAGTTACTAAATTTAAAAATATTGATTCTAGTGGTAATCAAGGATCTGATACAGCAGGTGATTTTGTTGATACCGATTTACCTTTAATTAGATTAGCAGAAATTTATTTAAACTATGCAGAAGCATCTCTTAGAGGAGGCGGTGGAGATTTAGGTTTAGCTGTTACAAAAATTAATGAATTAAGAGAAAGATCTTACGGAAGTACAGCTGGAAATATAACTAGCGGAGACTTAACTTTAGAGTTTATTTTAAACGAAAGATCTCGTGAATTATATTGGGAAGGTCAAAGAAGAACAGATTTAATAAGATATAATTATTTTACATCAGACACTTATTTATGGCCTTTTAAAGGAGACTCTAAAGATGGAGTTGGTGTTCAAAGTTATAGAAACTTATTTCCTTTACCTAATAACATTATAACAACCAATCCTAATTTAATTCAAAATCCTGGATACTAATAAATAAAGACATGAAAAAAATAATAAATTCATTATTCGCTCTAATTATTGTAGCAATTGGTTTTACCAGTTGTGAGGATATTAGTGACAGAGTAATAGTAAACTCAGATGTAGAAGCTACAACAGAGCTTATAATTCTAGAAACTACACCTATTGTACTTTTAGAAGAAAATCAAGATGAAATAGCTTTAAATACAAATTGGGCAGAACCAGACTTTGGGTTTGATGCTGCACCAACTTACAAATTACTTATAGATTTAGCTACAGGAGATTTTAGTAATGCTGTAACAATTGATGTTGGAGACAATTTAGAAAAATCTTTTAAAACTTTACAATTAAATTCAATTGCGCTTGGTTTAGGTGCAGAGGCAGATATGCCTTCAGATTTAATGATAAAATTACAAGGTATTGTTGGTGGTAAATTGTTAATTAATTCTAGCTCAAAAACTGTAAACATAACTCCATATTCTAGTATTTTAGATTTATCTACTACCTGGGGAGTTGTTGGTTCTGCAGCAAATGATTGGGGTGCAACTCCAGACTTACCATTCTTTACAACTAGTACTGCAGGTATTTTAGTTGCTTATGTTACTTTAACTGATGGTGAAATAAAATTTAGAGAAAACAATGAATGGACCAACGATTTTGGAGATAATGGAGCAGACGGTACTTTAGATACTGGTGGAAGTAATATTGCTGTAAGTGCAGGTTCTTATAAAATAACAATGAACCTAAATACAAA
Protein-coding sequences here:
- a CDS encoding SusE domain-containing protein; the encoded protein is MKKIINSLFALIIVAIGFTSCEDISDRVIVNSDVEATTELIILETTPIVLLEENQDEIALNTNWAEPDFGFDAAPTYKLLIDLATGDFSNAVTIDVGDNLEKSFKTLQLNSIALGLGAEADMPSDLMIKLQGIVGGKLLINSSSKTVNITPYSSILDLSTTWGVVGSAANDWGATPDLPFFTTSTAGILVAYVTLTDGEIKFRENNEWTNDFGDNGADGTLDTGGSNIAVSAGSYKITMNLNTNTYKIEEFTLGIVGSAYNDWGVTPDFALTYDSYSDQFRGIVKLLDGEMKLRMNNDWGTAYGAGADGFLDTAGGNIATTAGRYIITVNLNDLSYSLEPIDHIWGLVGSAYNDWGATPDALFTRDWSQPNDDIWVLNNVTLLDGEYKFRSNEAWTLSYGDDGVDGTLEDGGANIPATAGTYSFVLDFSNPDNPTYTIN